Proteins from a single region of Runella sp. SP2:
- a CDS encoding cupin domain-containing protein, translated as MASQPFTFAFALIVGLTLSFSLFAQHQPIASGVYVWKDLPVSKKASVEQRQILEGTTPAFKHLKVHATTLKPQQAPHPSHKHSDEELVIVKEGELTVTIEGKTETLEAGSIALIMPDDEHGFENKTNAPVTYYIMRYEAVEGADLERGKKAGGSFVVHWNQVEFKPHDKGGRRNFFDRATAHAKRFEMHVTTLNEGLMSHPPHTHKAAEILLLTHQQAEESIDGKWLSSDVGDIIFLQSNVPHALRNTSKGSCTYFAFQFE; from the coding sequence ATGGCTTCCCAACCTTTTACTTTCGCTTTCGCACTAATTGTTGGTTTGACTTTGAGCTTTTCACTCTTCGCCCAACACCAGCCTATTGCCTCAGGGGTATATGTATGGAAAGACCTGCCTGTATCGAAAAAGGCTTCCGTAGAACAACGTCAAATTTTAGAAGGAACAACGCCTGCTTTCAAACACCTCAAAGTTCATGCAACAACCCTTAAACCTCAACAAGCGCCCCACCCTAGCCACAAACACAGCGACGAAGAACTTGTGATTGTAAAAGAAGGAGAACTGACGGTGACGATTGAGGGAAAAACCGAGACGCTCGAAGCGGGTAGCATTGCGCTCATTATGCCTGACGATGAACATGGATTTGAAAACAAAACCAATGCCCCTGTCACCTATTATATCATGCGCTACGAGGCCGTAGAAGGAGCAGATTTGGAGCGTGGCAAAAAGGCGGGAGGTTCGTTTGTGGTTCATTGGAACCAAGTAGAGTTTAAGCCACATGATAAAGGAGGGCGTCGTAATTTTTTTGACCGAGCTACTGCCCACGCCAAGCGTTTTGAAATGCACGTGACGACACTCAACGAGGGTTTGATGAGTCATCCGCCGCATACCCACAAAGCTGCCGAGATATTACTACTCACTCACCAACAAGCGGAAGAAAGTATTGATGGAAAATGGCTTAGTTCGGACGTAGGTGACATTATTTTTTTACAATCAAACGTCCCTCACGCCTTACGAAATACCAGCAAAGGCAGCTGCACTTACTTTGCTTTTCAATTTGAGTAA
- a CDS encoding alpha-glucuronidase family glycosyl hydrolase — protein sequence MKKYLFLFFLLSSVCAFADDGSRLWLKYDLLADAQQRDTYLKSTQFVATNSSHPTIKVAVQELEMGLKGLLGKAPALLQTATKSGGIILNVAPNSPSTLPQDGFELFSEKGNIVISSKSEAGVLYGAFELLRHLQTGKSLTNLSMKSSPKIKLRMLNHWDNANGTVERGYAGSSMWKWTELPFRIDPRYITYARANASLGINATSINNVNASSRFLTEEYLEKIKAVADVLRPYGIKVFISVNFRSPRTLGGLKTSDPLDPEVRKWWNEKTKEIHRYIPDFGGYLVKANSEGEPGPQDYGRTHADGANMLAEAMRPFSGIVIWRAFVYNADPKGDRFKEGYAQFKPLDGTFDPKVIVQVKNGPIDFMPREPFHPMFGAFPKTTLGMEFQITQEYLGQSTHLTYLAPMFKECLDTDTYVKGKGTTVAKIVDGSAENHSLSLMAGVANTGSDANWCGHPFNQSNWYAFGRLAWDYTLSSEQIATEWTRMTLTQKPQSVQKITDIMLKSHPIYVSYTYPLGTSHMMGEGHHYGPEPWLTKAARPDWTSIYYHRADSMGLGFDRTGKVSNALQLYSPEVQQLWGNPEKCPLDYLLWFHHVSWTQKLSTGRTLWDELCHRYYDGVGQVGKLQSAWESVKSDVDKETFEDVKGRLKIQEKEALWWRDACVLYFGEFSKLPIPKPLVPPTRTLDDVKKLTEIYHLR from the coding sequence ATGAAAAAATATTTGTTTCTATTTTTCCTGCTATCTTCGGTATGTGCCTTTGCCGATGATGGCTCTCGCCTTTGGCTCAAATATGACCTTTTGGCCGATGCCCAACAGCGTGATACGTACTTAAAATCGACGCAGTTTGTGGCGACTAATTCTTCGCACCCGACCATCAAAGTAGCGGTACAGGAGTTGGAAATGGGCTTAAAAGGTTTGTTGGGAAAAGCACCTGCTCTTCTGCAAACCGCTACCAAATCGGGCGGAATTATCTTGAATGTTGCCCCCAATTCCCCTTCCACTTTGCCTCAGGATGGCTTTGAGTTGTTTTCGGAAAAAGGAAATATCGTCATTTCGTCTAAATCAGAAGCGGGGGTATTGTACGGTGCGTTTGAGTTACTTCGTCACCTGCAAACGGGGAAATCATTGACAAATCTTTCGATGAAAAGCAGCCCAAAAATCAAATTACGGATGCTGAATCACTGGGACAATGCCAACGGAACCGTCGAACGGGGCTATGCAGGCTCGTCGATGTGGAAGTGGACTGAACTCCCGTTTCGGATTGACCCTCGTTACATTACCTATGCCCGCGCCAATGCTTCGTTGGGCATCAATGCGACCTCTATTAACAACGTCAATGCAAGTTCACGCTTTTTGACCGAAGAATACCTCGAAAAAATCAAAGCCGTTGCGGACGTACTTCGCCCCTATGGTATCAAAGTATTTATTTCGGTCAACTTCCGTTCGCCTCGTACCTTGGGAGGGCTTAAAACTTCTGACCCCCTCGACCCCGAAGTGCGCAAGTGGTGGAACGAGAAAACCAAAGAAATTCACCGCTATATCCCTGATTTTGGGGGGTATTTGGTCAAAGCCAATTCTGAAGGCGAGCCAGGGCCGCAGGACTACGGGCGTACCCACGCCGACGGGGCCAATATGCTGGCCGAAGCCATGCGACCGTTTAGCGGAATTGTAATTTGGAGGGCGTTTGTCTATAATGCTGACCCCAAAGGCGACCGTTTTAAAGAAGGTTATGCCCAATTTAAGCCTTTGGATGGCACATTTGACCCCAAAGTGATTGTCCAAGTCAAAAACGGTCCGATTGATTTTATGCCTCGCGAGCCGTTTCACCCGATGTTTGGGGCTTTCCCAAAAACAACCTTAGGCATGGAGTTTCAGATTACGCAAGAGTATTTGGGACAGTCAACGCACTTGACCTACCTCGCACCCATGTTCAAAGAATGTTTGGATACGGATACTTACGTGAAAGGAAAAGGCACGACAGTTGCAAAAATTGTGGATGGGAGTGCTGAAAATCACTCACTTTCGCTCATGGCTGGGGTAGCCAACACAGGTTCGGACGCCAACTGGTGCGGTCATCCGTTTAATCAAAGCAATTGGTACGCATTTGGTCGCTTGGCGTGGGATTACACACTGTCGTCGGAACAAATTGCGACAGAATGGACGCGCATGACGTTGACCCAAAAGCCGCAGTCGGTGCAAAAAATTACGGACATTATGCTCAAGTCGCACCCGATATACGTGAGTTATACTTACCCGTTGGGAACGTCGCACATGATGGGAGAGGGGCACCACTACGGACCCGAACCGTGGCTTACCAAAGCCGCCCGCCCCGACTGGACTTCCATTTATTATCACCGTGCCGATTCGATGGGTTTGGGCTTTGACAGAACGGGCAAAGTGAGCAATGCGCTTCAGTTGTATAGCCCCGAAGTTCAGCAACTTTGGGGGAATCCTGAAAAATGTCCGCTCGACTATTTGCTTTGGTTTCATCACGTATCTTGGACCCAAAAACTAAGCACTGGACGTACTCTTTGGGACGAACTTTGTCACCGTTATTATGATGGGGTTGGGCAAGTCGGGAAGCTGCAATCGGCTTGGGAGAGTGTGAAGTCAGACGTTGATAAAGAGACGTTTGAGGACGTGAAAGGGCGTTTGAAAATCCAAGAAAAAGAGGCGTTGTGGTGGCGAGATGCTTGTGTGTTGTACTTCGGCGAATTTTCAAAACTACCGATTCCAAAGCCGCTTGTACCTCCTACCCGAACCTTAGATGACGTCAAAAAGCTGACGGAGATTTATCATTTACGATAA
- a CDS encoding TlpA disulfide reductase family protein, with protein sequence MRIGLLLSVLLLWAQTLLAQATVAVAAKDSLDIFKEGAPASVLEAYNALWNDAAHKSFWNEFQQKFAADFDTKKQSELLFSQNIDVREIDLFNQRRKQQDFLKNYPDAAKLSDPFKRYVENTIRWNYWYWVLNHAVARSNADTKNLKMSSLPAVMTEALDPKKIANEEAFLTASYRDFLVVFVTYFNSRDHAFNKYSDMGAAMNDKAAFAKKYLAGSQALPYYLCRLMRETCANTPKDAVVSTLDLLKITPQSEKYARLATEKCNEVLTRKEEKKPAEVASKAGKEDELIMQNAEGKTFRLSDFKGKVVYLDFWASWCGPCRAEFPHSKAMQEKLTDKQKKKIVFLYASIDEKEEAWKKALEQLQLQGENGHVKPADNAAMLRKLMVTSIPRYVIIDKNGKIIAPDAPRPSSPDTLNELLKLIDN encoded by the coding sequence ATGAGAATTGGATTATTACTATCGGTTTTGCTACTATGGGCACAAACGCTTTTGGCGCAGGCCACGGTAGCCGTTGCGGCCAAAGATTCGTTGGATATTTTTAAAGAAGGAGCGCCTGCTTCGGTGTTGGAGGCATACAACGCGCTTTGGAATGACGCTGCTCACAAGTCATTTTGGAATGAGTTTCAACAGAAATTTGCGGCAGATTTTGATACTAAAAAACAGTCCGAATTGCTTTTTTCTCAGAACATTGACGTACGAGAAATTGACCTTTTCAACCAACGCCGTAAGCAACAAGATTTCCTGAAAAACTACCCTGATGCGGCCAAGCTTTCGGATCCGTTCAAACGCTACGTCGAAAACACCATTCGTTGGAATTATTGGTATTGGGTGCTTAACCACGCCGTGGCACGGAGCAATGCCGATACCAAAAACTTGAAAATGTCGTCGTTGCCCGCCGTTATGACCGAAGCGTTGGACCCTAAAAAAATTGCGAACGAAGAAGCCTTCCTGACGGCGTCGTACCGTGATTTTTTGGTGGTTTTTGTGACCTATTTCAACTCGCGTGACCATGCCTTTAATAAATACTCCGACATGGGGGCGGCCATGAACGACAAAGCGGCTTTTGCCAAAAAATACCTTGCGGGTTCGCAGGCATTGCCCTATTATTTGTGCCGACTCATGCGCGAAACCTGCGCCAATACCCCCAAAGATGCCGTAGTAAGTACGTTGGATTTGTTGAAAATTACGCCTCAATCGGAAAAATACGCGCGTTTGGCAACCGAGAAATGTAACGAGGTGCTTACCCGCAAAGAGGAAAAGAAACCAGCCGAGGTAGCTTCGAAGGCAGGGAAGGAAGACGAACTTATCATGCAAAATGCCGAAGGAAAAACGTTTCGTTTGTCAGATTTTAAAGGAAAGGTCGTTTATCTTGATTTTTGGGCGAGTTGGTGCGGACCGTGCCGTGCCGAATTTCCTCATTCCAAAGCCATGCAAGAGAAGTTGACCGACAAGCAAAAAAAGAAAATCGTGTTTCTTTATGCTTCCATTGATGAAAAAGAAGAGGCTTGGAAAAAAGCATTGGAACAACTGCAGCTCCAGGGTGAAAATGGCCACGTAAAACCCGCTGATAACGCGGCTATGTTGCGTAAATTGATGGTGACGAGTATTCCTCGCTACGTGATTATTGATAAAAATGGTAAAATCATTGCGCCCGACGCGCCACGCCCAAGCTCACCTGATACCCTGAACGAGCTATTAAAACTGATTGACAACTAA
- a CDS encoding gluconate 2-dehydrogenase subunit 3 family protein, producing the protein MMNRRDAIARVALLMGGTLSAPSLMAFGEGSSAKQVVGAAFSLTSAQKTLVAEIAEHIIPKTSTPGAKEAGVGPFIEMMLADCYKPQEQQNFLDGLADLDERATKAHGKKFLDTSSAEQVAILKQVEKDTIELMKSANVQQVKVGDNVDKEVVSSKKLKGTPFWRLLKELTLFGYFTSEQGATQALEYVPIPGRYDACIPLKPGQKAYAL; encoded by the coding sequence ATGATGAATCGCAGAGACGCAATCGCGCGGGTGGCCCTTCTCATGGGAGGAACTCTTTCGGCGCCTTCGTTGATGGCTTTTGGCGAAGGATCCTCCGCTAAACAGGTGGTAGGCGCTGCTTTTAGCCTAACGAGTGCGCAGAAAACCCTCGTTGCTGAAATCGCAGAGCACATTATTCCTAAAACAAGCACACCAGGCGCCAAAGAAGCAGGCGTAGGGCCTTTTATTGAAATGATGTTGGCGGATTGCTACAAACCGCAAGAGCAACAAAACTTTTTGGACGGCTTGGCAGACCTTGACGAAAGAGCAACCAAAGCGCACGGAAAGAAATTTTTGGACACCTCGTCGGCCGAACAAGTCGCGATTTTGAAGCAAGTCGAAAAAGATACGATTGAATTGATGAAGAGCGCCAACGTTCAGCAAGTAAAGGTCGGTGATAACGTGGACAAAGAAGTGGTAAGTTCTAAAAAACTCAAAGGAACACCGTTCTGGCGTTTGTTGAAAGAATTAACGCTATTTGGCTACTTCACATCCGAACAAGGTGCGACTCAAGCCCTTGAATATGTGCCTATTCCTGGGCGTTATGATGCGTGTATTCCGCTCAAACCAGGCCAAAAAGCCTACGCGCTTTAA
- the uxuA gene encoding mannonate dehydratase → MAFIQTMRWFGPNDPVSLMDIRQAGCTGVVSALHQISVGEVWSVEEIKQRIQLIEADNHRYTRLTWDVVESLPVHEDIKKGLPSREKYIENYKISVRNLAACGIKTVCYNFMPVLDWSRTNLNYQMPNGSLALRFVWEDFAAFDLCILKRPNAEADYSEEIQAKARAKFAQMSLEEVATLQNTVLLGLPGSNEAFELATFQGLLNNYKHIGDKELRQNLYYFIQQVAPVAQEVGVNLCIHPDDPPMPLLGLPRVVSTESDLEQLMAACDVRANGITFCTGSLGVRADNDLAGIAERFGNRIHFVHLRATKREKSPDNQLIFHEANHLTGDVDMYEVVKAFVLESKKRSEAGLEDAQIPMRPDHGHQILDDLNKTGKHKSYPGYSAIGRLKGLAELRGLEMAIEKGLML, encoded by the coding sequence ATGGCATTTATTCAAACTATGCGTTGGTTTGGCCCCAACGACCCCGTTTCGTTGATGGATATTCGTCAGGCAGGGTGTACGGGCGTAGTGTCGGCGCTTCACCAAATCTCCGTTGGGGAAGTGTGGAGTGTGGAAGAAATCAAACAACGCATTCAACTCATTGAAGCAGATAATCATCGTTATACCCGCCTTACGTGGGATGTTGTAGAAAGTTTACCCGTCCACGAAGACATCAAAAAAGGACTCCCCAGCCGCGAAAAATACATCGAAAACTACAAAATTTCGGTGCGTAATTTGGCCGCTTGTGGTATCAAAACGGTCTGTTATAACTTTATGCCCGTGCTCGATTGGTCGCGCACCAATTTGAATTATCAAATGCCCAATGGCTCACTGGCGTTGCGTTTTGTGTGGGAAGATTTTGCGGCTTTTGATTTATGTATTTTAAAACGACCCAACGCCGAAGCCGATTATTCAGAAGAAATTCAGGCCAAAGCCCGCGCTAAATTTGCGCAAATGAGTCTCGAAGAAGTCGCTACCTTGCAAAATACGGTGTTGTTAGGCTTGCCAGGCTCGAACGAGGCTTTTGAGTTGGCTACTTTTCAAGGGCTGTTAAACAATTATAAACACATAGGTGACAAAGAGTTACGTCAGAATCTCTACTATTTTATTCAGCAAGTCGCTCCCGTAGCGCAGGAAGTTGGTGTCAATCTGTGTATTCACCCCGATGACCCACCGATGCCGCTGCTGGGCTTGCCGCGTGTAGTGAGCACCGAAAGCGATTTGGAACAATTGATGGCAGCTTGCGATGTGCGTGCCAATGGGATTACTTTTTGCACAGGCTCGTTGGGAGTGCGTGCCGACAACGACCTGGCAGGAATCGCCGAGCGTTTTGGAAACCGAATTCATTTTGTTCATTTACGAGCTACAAAGCGAGAGAAATCGCCTGATAATCAATTGATTTTTCACGAAGCTAACCACCTTACGGGCGACGTGGATATGTATGAAGTGGTGAAAGCGTTTGTGTTGGAAAGTAAAAAAAGAAGCGAAGCAGGCTTAGAGGATGCCCAGATTCCGATGCGTCCCGACCACGGCCATCAGATACTGGATGATTTGAATAAAACAGGCAAACATAAGTCCTATCCTGGGTATTCGGCGATTGGCCGCCTCAAAGGATTGGCCGAGTTGAGAGGCTTAGAAATGGCCATTGAAAAAGGGCTTATGCTTTAA
- a CDS encoding sialate O-acetylesterase — translation MRILKIVLGILLLSHALCVAQLRLPRLISDGMVLQREQPLRLWGWASPQEKVSLLFKNKQYKTQADATGKWEIKLPAQPAGGPFDLLFRGKNEVKVSNVLFGDVWICAGQSNMVIPMERVKEKYPEDIASANYPEIRLFFVATLTDLQKKRDDFPSGSWKVANPKDVLQFSAVAYFFARNLYEKYHIPIGLINSSVGGTPIEAWIGEEGLEKFPELTATLQKNKDSLYIKSLLKQMAVANTPRKSQDKGMSEAVPWYSADYVPKGWRRMNVPGYWEDQGIKDLNGVVWYRKEIDVPASMTGVPAKLFLGRIVDADIAYINGKQVGNITYQYPPRRYEIAAGVLKEGKNTIVVRVVNQSGKGGFVPDKNYSLTANGQVVDIKGDWWCKVGEVFSPVKENGMNFSAQNQPSALFNAMIAPLVSTAAKGFLWYQGESNTGNPEPYRDLLPALVQDWRSHWGLGDLPFFGVQLANFMEVDYLPSESQWAVLREGQLNLLSVPNTALAVTIDLGEWNDIHPLNKKDIGYRLSLAAQKLAYGDQNVVHSGPILSSVTPENGKIRLRFDQVGSGIISKDDEELRWFSIAGADKKFVWAQARIEGKNEIVVWNDTISAPLYVRYAWADNPENVNFYNKEGLPASPFRTDEPAKR, via the coding sequence ATGAGGATACTAAAAATCGTCCTTGGAATTTTGCTGTTGAGCCATGCCCTGTGTGTGGCTCAACTTCGTTTGCCGCGCCTCATTAGCGACGGCATGGTGCTTCAACGTGAGCAACCACTGCGGCTGTGGGGCTGGGCTTCTCCCCAAGAAAAAGTAAGCCTTTTGTTTAAAAATAAACAGTACAAAACCCAAGCCGACGCCACGGGCAAATGGGAAATTAAGCTGCCAGCTCAACCCGCAGGAGGGCCGTTCGATTTGCTTTTTCGGGGAAAAAATGAAGTGAAAGTCAGCAATGTACTTTTTGGTGACGTTTGGATTTGTGCGGGGCAGTCGAACATGGTGATACCGATGGAACGCGTAAAAGAAAAATATCCCGAAGATATTGCGTCGGCCAATTACCCCGAAATTCGATTGTTTTTTGTAGCTACTTTGACTGATTTGCAAAAAAAACGGGACGATTTTCCGTCGGGAAGCTGGAAAGTGGCTAATCCAAAAGATGTGCTTCAGTTTTCGGCCGTTGCGTATTTTTTTGCAAGAAATTTATACGAAAAATACCACATTCCGATTGGTTTAATAAACTCTAGCGTAGGCGGCACACCCATCGAAGCGTGGATTGGCGAGGAAGGATTGGAGAAGTTTCCAGAGTTGACGGCCACTTTACAGAAAAATAAAGACAGTCTTTACATAAAGTCGTTGCTGAAACAAATGGCAGTGGCCAATACCCCCCGAAAATCGCAAGACAAAGGCATGAGCGAAGCTGTCCCTTGGTATTCAGCAGACTACGTTCCGAAAGGATGGCGGCGCATGAACGTGCCTGGCTACTGGGAAGACCAAGGCATCAAAGACCTCAATGGCGTGGTATGGTACCGTAAAGAAATCGACGTCCCTGCCTCCATGACGGGCGTGCCTGCTAAACTGTTTTTGGGGCGAATCGTGGACGCGGATATTGCCTATATCAATGGCAAACAAGTAGGAAACATTACCTATCAATACCCTCCTCGTCGTTACGAAATTGCTGCGGGGGTGTTGAAAGAAGGTAAAAATACCATTGTCGTGCGCGTGGTTAATCAGTCGGGGAAAGGTGGATTTGTTCCTGATAAAAACTATTCATTGACTGCAAATGGCCAAGTAGTTGATATCAAGGGGGATTGGTGGTGTAAAGTGGGCGAAGTTTTCTCTCCTGTAAAGGAAAATGGAATGAATTTTTCGGCTCAAAATCAGCCTTCTGCCTTGTTTAATGCCATGATAGCGCCGCTGGTATCTACCGCCGCCAAGGGCTTTTTGTGGTATCAAGGGGAGTCTAATACGGGAAATCCCGAGCCTTATCGTGACTTACTTCCTGCCTTGGTGCAGGATTGGCGTAGCCACTGGGGACTGGGTGATTTGCCTTTCTTTGGGGTACAATTGGCCAATTTTATGGAGGTCGATTATTTGCCATCCGAAAGTCAATGGGCGGTGTTACGTGAAGGACAGTTGAACCTATTATCTGTTCCCAATACCGCTTTGGCCGTTACGATTGACCTCGGTGAGTGGAATGATATTCATCCGTTGAACAAAAAAGACATTGGGTATCGTTTATCATTGGCTGCCCAAAAACTAGCCTACGGCGACCAAAATGTGGTGCATTCGGGGCCGATTTTAAGTTCAGTCACGCCAGAAAACGGTAAAATTCGACTACGTTTTGACCAAGTAGGCAGTGGTATTATTTCCAAAGACGATGAAGAACTGCGTTGGTTTTCCATAGCAGGAGCCGATAAAAAGTTTGTGTGGGCGCAAGCACGCATTGAAGGAAAAAACGAAATTGTCGTTTGGAACGACACTATTTCTGCACCTTTGTACGTGCGGTATGCGTGGGCCGATAACCCCGAAAATGTCAATTTTTATAACAAAGAAGGACTTCCTGCGTCACCCTTCCGAACGGATGAACCTGCAAAACGCTAA
- a CDS encoding SDR family NAD(P)-dependent oxidoreductase, with amino-acid sequence MNPIFSLEGKIALITGGGSGIGNAIAKCMIVAGGTVVITGRRETPLQEAVAELGEKAHYVVNDVTDLSQLEALVEHIETTIGPIDVLVNNAGINMKKPALEVSDEDFHRIIHTNLSAVFSLTRACAKRMVARQSGSILMISSMAAYYGIDRVVAYGASKSGVEGMVQVLTSEFSKFNVRVNAIAPGFIETAMMKTAMSSDPDRMNKALDRTPMGYFGKPEDIGWAAVYLSSDAAKYVTGVSLPVDGGNSIGF; translated from the coding sequence ATGAACCCGATTTTTTCATTAGAGGGCAAAATCGCCCTCATTACTGGCGGTGGTAGTGGCATTGGCAACGCCATCGCAAAATGTATGATTGTCGCAGGAGGAACCGTCGTAATAACTGGCCGCCGCGAAACCCCACTTCAAGAAGCCGTGGCAGAGTTGGGTGAGAAAGCGCATTATGTGGTAAACGACGTTACCGATTTGTCGCAATTAGAGGCGCTAGTAGAACACATCGAAACCACGATTGGCCCCATTGATGTGTTGGTCAACAACGCAGGTATCAACATGAAAAAACCAGCACTGGAGGTTTCAGACGAAGATTTCCACCGAATCATTCATACCAATCTAAGTGCGGTTTTTTCCCTCACGCGGGCTTGTGCCAAGCGCATGGTAGCACGCCAAAGCGGTTCTATTTTGATGATTTCATCCATGGCGGCCTATTACGGCATCGACCGCGTGGTGGCGTATGGTGCTTCCAAATCGGGGGTGGAGGGAATGGTACAGGTGCTTACCTCCGAATTTTCGAAGTTCAACGTTCGTGTCAATGCCATTGCGCCTGGCTTTATCGAAACGGCCATGATGAAAACTGCCATGAGCAGCGATCCCGACCGCATGAACAAAGCCCTCGACCGTACCCCAATGGGTTATTTTGGCAAACCCGAAGACATTGGCTGGGCGGCAGTGTATCTATCGTCGGACGCAGCCAAGTACGTGACGGGGGTATCTTTGCCCGTGGACGGTGGTAATTCGATTGGTTTTTAG
- a CDS encoding glycoside hydrolase family 43 protein, which produces MQLKYVGISLLLAGALTGQAQKKTPISQPLVSHLFTADPSAHVFNGKIYIYPSHDIESDTKRDDDGGHFDMKDYHVFSMDAIDGKVTDHGVALDIKDVPWVSRQLWAPDAEFKNGTYYLYFPAKDKEDVFRIGVATSKKPEGPFVAEKEPIKGSYSIDPSVFKDTDGNYYLYFGGIWGGQLQRWKGNTYLGKTDYPKKGETALLPRMAKLSADMKSFAEEVKEVKILDESGKLLMEDDKEKRFFEAAWVHKYNGKYYFSYSTGDTHNIAYAVGDTPYGPFTYKGIVLKPVQGWTNHHSIVEFKGKWYLFYHDVQLTGKTHLRNIKVTELKHNSDGSIQTIEPYK; this is translated from the coding sequence ATGCAACTCAAGTACGTTGGAATTTCGCTGCTTTTGGCAGGAGCTTTGACAGGACAAGCGCAGAAAAAAACGCCAATTTCGCAACCGTTGGTGTCTCATTTGTTTACGGCTGACCCTTCGGCTCACGTTTTTAACGGTAAAATTTACATTTACCCGTCGCACGATATTGAATCTGACACCAAACGTGACGACGATGGTGGGCATTTTGACATGAAAGACTACCACGTTTTTTCCATGGATGCCATCGACGGCAAGGTGACAGACCACGGCGTGGCGCTTGACATCAAAGACGTTCCTTGGGTGAGTCGTCAGCTTTGGGCGCCCGATGCGGAGTTTAAAAACGGGACGTATTACCTTTATTTTCCTGCCAAAGACAAAGAAGATGTTTTTCGTATCGGTGTAGCGACGAGCAAAAAACCAGAAGGGCCTTTTGTAGCCGAAAAAGAACCAATCAAAGGAAGTTATAGCATCGATCCGTCGGTTTTTAAGGACACTGACGGGAACTATTACCTCTATTTTGGCGGAATTTGGGGTGGACAACTGCAACGTTGGAAAGGAAATACGTATTTGGGAAAAACGGATTATCCCAAAAAAGGAGAAACCGCTTTATTACCACGGATGGCTAAATTGTCGGCTGATATGAAAAGCTTTGCCGAGGAGGTGAAAGAAGTGAAAATTTTGGACGAAAGTGGCAAACTACTCATGGAAGACGATAAAGAGAAACGTTTTTTTGAGGCAGCTTGGGTACACAAGTACAACGGTAAATACTACTTTTCGTATTCGACGGGCGACACGCACAACATTGCGTATGCCGTTGGGGATACGCCTTATGGCCCTTTTACGTACAAAGGAATTGTTCTAAAACCCGTGCAAGGCTGGACGAATCACCATTCGATTGTGGAGTTTAAAGGGAAGTGGTACTTGTTTTATCACGACGTACAACTTACGGGAAAAACACACCTGCGCAACATCAAAGTCACTGAATTAAAGCACAATTCGGATGGCTCTATTCAGACAATTGAGCCTTACAAATAA
- a CDS encoding polysaccharide deacetylase family protein, giving the protein MNSIRLLCLFLGVSLASFAQQPWNGKKCAVVLTYDDALNVHLNNAIPALDSAGFKGTFYISGSFPGFTQRLQDWRKAAQRGHELGNHTLFHPCDASLPGRQWVNPENDLSKYTLKRITEEIKVTNVLLEAIDGKKSRTFAYTCGDAKVGTQFFMDGLKGELMAARGVRGEMHPVDQIDLYYTDGYIVNNDSGEKMTSLVKKAMQTNTLLIFVFHGVGGEHSLDVSLAAHRELVHFLKQHEKDIWVAPLVDVADFLKQQKR; this is encoded by the coding sequence ATGAATTCTATCCGCTTACTTTGTCTTTTTTTAGGCGTATCACTTGCGAGTTTTGCTCAACAACCTTGGAATGGCAAAAAATGCGCCGTCGTACTTACCTACGATGATGCTCTAAACGTCCACCTCAACAATGCCATTCCTGCTTTAGATTCGGCGGGGTTTAAAGGAACATTTTACATTTCAGGCTCTTTTCCAGGTTTTACCCAGCGCCTTCAAGACTGGCGAAAGGCGGCTCAACGCGGCCACGAACTTGGAAATCACACCCTGTTTCATCCCTGTGATGCGTCCTTGCCTGGCCGTCAGTGGGTTAATCCCGAAAATGATTTGAGTAAATACACCCTCAAACGCATCACCGAAGAAATCAAAGTGACTAATGTACTTTTAGAAGCCATTGACGGCAAAAAAAGTCGGACGTTTGCCTATACTTGCGGCGATGCCAAAGTGGGAACGCAGTTTTTTATGGATGGCCTCAAGGGGGAATTGATGGCGGCGCGTGGCGTACGGGGTGAAATGCACCCAGTAGATCAGATTGATTTATACTACACCGATGGGTATATTGTCAACAACGACTCAGGGGAGAAAATGACCTCTTTGGTAAAAAAGGCAATGCAAACCAATACGCTCCTGATTTTTGTGTTTCACGGCGTAGGAGGGGAGCATTCGCTGGATGTTTCGTTGGCGGCGCACCGCGAATTAGTACATTTCCTCAAACAACACGAAAAAGACATTTGGGTAGCACCTTTGGTGGATGTCGCCGATTTCCTTAAACAGCAGAAGCGTTAA